A stretch of the Desulfobacter sp. genome encodes the following:
- a CDS encoding DUF615 domain-containing protein, whose amino-acid sequence MTMENIEKSRTKKKKQAQALQKLGKELAGLPIPHLKRLDLPAELFEALKAGKSITSNVAARRQRQFVGALMRNVDPVPIRIALDSLKSENRLAQPLSPARIWVDRLLKQEPAAIEECLEACQDLTRQRLRQLIRNINKDKRAQKSSKALKTLEEILLNGMDQR is encoded by the coding sequence ATGACTATGGAAAACATTGAAAAAAGCAGGACAAAAAAGAAAAAGCAGGCCCAGGCCCTTCAGAAACTCGGAAAAGAACTGGCCGGTCTGCCCATCCCGCATTTAAAGCGGCTGGACCTTCCAGCAGAATTGTTTGAGGCATTAAAAGCGGGCAAGTCAATCACCTCCAATGTTGCGGCCCGGCGGCAAAGACAATTTGTCGGCGCTTTGATGCGAAATGTGGACCCTGTGCCCATACGGATTGCCCTGGACAGCTTAAAGTCGGAAAACCGCCTTGCCCAGCCCTTGTCTCCCGCCCGAATATGGGTGGACAGGCTCCTAAAACAAGAGCCCGCAGCCATTGAAGAATGTCTTGAGGCCTGCCAGGACCTCACCCGGCAGCGGCTCAGGCAGTTGATCAGAAATATCAACAAGGACAAGCGAGCCCAAAAAAGTTCCAAAGCCCTGAAAACGCTGGAGGAGATTCTTTTAAACGGGATGGATCAAAGGTGA
- a CDS encoding GAF domain-containing protein: protein MKRQGRYDRIYTQLDELITDKSPNLIAAMATIAALLHHKMPHHFWTGFYFSAPKGELNIGPYQGTLACQVLKETGVCLSCVKKKAPVVVKNVEEFPGHIACDARSKSEIVIPLIKNKKVMAVLDIDSLDLCQFSRADIKPLEKILSLLTPFL, encoded by the coding sequence GTGAAGCGCCAGGGCAGATATGACCGAATCTACACCCAACTGGATGAATTGATCACAGACAAATCCCCGAATCTCATTGCGGCAATGGCAACCATTGCTGCCCTGCTTCACCATAAAATGCCCCATCATTTCTGGACAGGATTTTATTTTTCAGCCCCCAAAGGAGAGCTGAACATCGGACCTTACCAGGGCACCCTGGCCTGTCAGGTGCTCAAAGAGACCGGGGTCTGCCTTTCTTGTGTGAAGAAAAAAGCGCCGGTGGTGGTAAAAAATGTTGAAGAGTTTCCCGGCCACATTGCCTGTGATGCCAGGTCCAAAAGTGAAATTGTCATCCCCCTGATCAAAAATAAAAAGGTGATGGCTGTTCTGGACATTGATTCTTTGGATTTGTGTCAATTCAGCCGGGCAGATATCAAGCCCCTTGAAAAAATCCTCTCTTTGCTCACCCCTTTTCTTTAA
- a CDS encoding HDOD domain-containing protein — MKDTLVSEKTIALSIAHEILTTSVKIPAIPGNIRRIFKMVRQPEDKIDIPEFAKLVESDPGLFTRILQLANSQYYSGMEKSVTLRSAITRIGLKETVNTVCLQFYKQLLPRFPDIEGFSYTDFWAFSWACAVANRRLGHLILGMDVLPGDLYMAGMLQGLGKLLMAIHFPDQFSFAIARAQTFEHPLYEVERELFGTTDALVAAQVLKTWQLPVNICEGVGFSQMPDQAPPEYILIAGLTQFAYAIAREAQIGASGDGSTLCLAETFLGQNPNLNIAKKETQDALVKEILITLNGPGQSLVSGSKHQMTKLGKAARKERVDPVPKKARKKGVLGWVKSWLN, encoded by the coding sequence ATGAAAGATACCCTGGTTAGCGAAAAAACCATTGCCCTGAGTATTGCCCATGAGATTCTCACCACAAGTGTTAAAATCCCTGCCATTCCAGGCAATATCCGCAGGATTTTTAAAATGGTCCGCCAGCCCGAGGACAAGATTGATATTCCTGAATTTGCAAAGCTGGTTGAATCTGACCCCGGCCTTTTTACCCGGATTCTTCAATTGGCCAATTCCCAATATTACAGCGGGATGGAAAAAAGTGTCACCCTCAGGTCTGCCATCACCCGCATCGGCCTCAAAGAGACCGTGAATACGGTATGCCTTCAGTTTTATAAACAGCTTCTTCCAAGGTTTCCGGATATTGAGGGCTTTTCCTATACTGATTTTTGGGCATTTTCCTGGGCCTGCGCCGTTGCCAACCGGCGGCTGGGCCATCTCATCCTGGGCATGGATGTGCTGCCCGGAGACCTGTATATGGCAGGGATGCTCCAGGGCCTGGGCAAGCTTTTGATGGCCATTCATTTTCCGGATCAGTTTTCTTTTGCCATTGCCCGGGCCCAAACCTTTGAACACCCCCTGTACGAGGTTGAACGAGAGTTGTTCGGCACCACGGACGCCCTTGTGGCGGCCCAGGTGCTCAAGACCTGGCAGTTGCCGGTCAATATCTGCGAGGGGGTGGGTTTTTCCCAGATGCCGGACCAGGCCCCGCCTGAGTATATTCTCATCGCAGGTCTGACCCAGTTTGCCTACGCCATTGCCCGTGAGGCCCAAATCGGTGCCAGCGGCGACGGCAGCACTCTTTGCCTGGCAGAGACCTTTCTCGGGCAGAATCCAAACTTGAACATTGCCAAAAAAGAGACCCAGGACGCCTTGGTCAAAGAGATTCTCATCACCTTGAACGGCCCTGGCCAGTCCCTGGTTTCAGGATCGAAACATCAGATGACCAAACTCGGGAAGGCCGCCAGAAAAGAAAGGGTTGATCCTGTCCCTAAAAAGGCCAGAAAAAAGGGGGTGTTGGGCTGGGTCAAATCTTGGTTAAATTAA